In Leptolyngbya sp. SIO1E4, one DNA window encodes the following:
- a CDS encoding xanthine dehydrogenase family protein subunit M yields MKNFAYGRVSSVEEAVDRATGYRNTVYIAGGTNLVDRLKAFLDEHTQLLDISRLEMKRIEPTPEGGLKVGALVTNTDFANHAEVRRQYPMLSRAILSGASQQIRNMATVGGNLMQRTRCPYYYDTAFACNKRQPDTGCPAIDGVNRMHAILGASERCVAVNPSDMSVALAALDAIVEVQGEQGQREIPLVDFHRLPGNTPDRDTNLEPGELITAVSLPPLAFAQSGVYLKLRDRASYAFALVSVAAALELAGDQIRNARIALGGVAHKPWRASEAEAFLQGKTANPSTFEQAADMALQDAQPLLYNGFKVDLSRRAIRRALAVSARGGGIA; encoded by the coding sequence ATGAAAAATTTTGCTTACGGCCGCGTTAGCTCAGTTGAAGAGGCTGTTGACCGGGCCACTGGCTATCGCAACACTGTGTATATTGCTGGCGGCACAAATTTAGTCGATCGCCTGAAAGCATTTCTAGACGAGCACACCCAGCTGCTCGATATCTCTCGTCTAGAGATGAAAAGAATCGAACCCACCCCAGAAGGGGGATTAAAAGTGGGTGCGCTTGTCACCAACACAGATTTCGCCAATCACGCTGAAGTTCGCCGTCAGTATCCGATGCTCAGTCGGGCTATTCTCTCTGGCGCTTCGCAACAAATCCGCAATATGGCCACCGTAGGCGGCAACCTGATGCAGCGCACACGCTGCCCCTACTATTACGATACGGCGTTTGCCTGTAATAAACGCCAGCCCGATACAGGATGTCCAGCCATTGATGGCGTTAATCGCATGCACGCCATCTTAGGGGCTAGCGAAAGGTGTGTGGCAGTTAATCCTTCCGATATGTCTGTCGCCTTAGCGGCCTTAGATGCGATCGTGGAAGTGCAAGGAGAGCAGGGTCAACGCGAAATTCCGTTAGTCGATTTCCATCGTCTGCCAGGCAATACCCCCGATCGCGATACCAACTTAGAGCCCGGCGAATTGATTACCGCTGTGAGTTTACCCCCTCTCGCTTTTGCCCAATCAGGGGTTTATCTTAAGCTGCGCGATCGCGCGTCCTATGCCTTTGCGTTAGTCTCAGTCGCGGCGGCTTTAGAGCTCGCAGGCGACCAGATTCGGAACGCTCGCATTGCCTTGGGAGGGGTTGCTCACAAACCCTGGCGCGCCAGTGAAGCCGAAGCCTTTTTACAGGGTAAGACAGCCAATCCATCAACGTTTGAGCAAGCTGCAGACATGGCTCTTCAAGATGCCCAGCCGCTTTTATACAACGGCTTCAAAGTAGACCTTTCTAGACGAGCTATCCGTCGCGCACTCGCCGTTTCAGCCAGAGGAGGAGGTATCGCATGA
- a CDS encoding 2Fe-2S iron-sulfur cluster binding domain-containing protein, with product MAAPSLLNACQNRNVPESDTELSDGEIALELNINGQLQTLAIEPRVTLLDALRETLGLTGSKKGCDHGQCGACTVLIDNQRVYSCLTLAVMHDGKEITTIEGLANGDTLHPVQTAFIDNDGFQCGYCTPGQICASVALLDEVNNGAVSYVTPDLNSPPQLATLSEAEIKERLSGNLCRCSAYNGIVAAVQQVTGQTPPSPAASV from the coding sequence ATCGCGGCTCCATCCTTACTAAATGCCTGTCAAAATCGTAATGTTCCAGAATCTGATACGGAGTTATCTGACGGTGAAATTGCCCTGGAACTCAACATAAACGGGCAGTTGCAAACCCTCGCGATTGAACCCCGGGTAACCTTATTAGACGCGCTGCGAGAAACATTAGGGCTCACAGGCAGCAAAAAAGGGTGCGACCACGGCCAATGTGGCGCGTGTACCGTGTTAATTGACAACCAAAGAGTTTATTCATGCCTGACGTTAGCCGTCATGCATGACGGGAAGGAAATTACCACCATCGAAGGGTTGGCCAACGGCGATACTTTACACCCCGTCCAAACGGCGTTTATTGATAATGACGGCTTTCAGTGCGGGTACTGCACGCCAGGACAAATATGCGCTTCGGTTGCGTTGTTAGACGAAGTTAACAACGGTGCGGTCAGCTATGTCACCCCCGATCTCAATAGCCCGCCCCAGCTCGCAACCCTTTCAGAAGCCGAAATCAAAGAACGGCTGAGTGGCAACCTGTGTCGCTGCAGTGCTTACAACGGCATCGTCGCAGCCGTTCAGCAAGTCACTGGGCAAACGCCACCCTCACCGGCTGCATCAGTTTAG